A single region of the Bacillus sp. 2205SS5-2 genome encodes:
- a CDS encoding carbohydrate ABC transporter permease — translation MVQESYQTKHRKTALALSVIPGLGQLYNKQSLKGGSFLILAAAFFYVFYDLLNMGLWGIFTLGEQTPRDHSIFLMVNGILAIIILIFGLIFYSFNLYDAYKNGEKRDRGEKLSTIREQYRNLVDSGFPYLIISPGFLLLIFVVIFPIIFVVLLAFTNYDLYHSPPAKLVDWVGFQNFVQIFQIPIWRKTFFDVLAWTLVWTFGATTLQVSLGIFLAIVINQKDLKGKAIIRTVFILPWAIPAFVSILVFAGMFNESFGTINRDILGFLGMGEIPWMTEPLYTRLALIAIQAWLGFPFIFAMTTGVLQSIPNELYEAATVDGASAFQKFKRITLPLVLFATAPILITQFTFNFNNFNVIYLFNGGGPALSGTNAGGTDILISWIYSLTMSSAQYSKAAAITLLLSIFVISVALWQFRRTKSFQEEDMM, via the coding sequence ATGGTTCAAGAATCCTATCAAACCAAACATCGAAAAACAGCCTTAGCCCTTTCCGTAATACCTGGGTTAGGTCAGTTGTATAATAAGCAGTCTTTAAAGGGTGGATCATTCTTAATCCTAGCCGCTGCGTTTTTCTATGTGTTTTATGACTTACTGAACATGGGACTATGGGGAATATTTACATTAGGTGAACAAACACCACGTGATCACTCAATCTTTTTAATGGTAAACGGAATATTAGCAATCATCATTCTTATCTTTGGTCTCATATTCTATAGCTTCAATCTATATGATGCTTACAAAAATGGTGAGAAAAGAGATCGTGGTGAGAAATTGAGCACGATTCGTGAACAATATCGAAATTTAGTAGATAGTGGCTTTCCATACTTAATTATCTCGCCAGGATTTCTGTTATTGATTTTTGTTGTTATATTTCCGATTATATTTGTTGTATTATTAGCGTTTACTAACTATGACTTATACCATTCACCACCGGCAAAATTGGTTGATTGGGTTGGTTTCCAAAATTTTGTTCAAATATTCCAAATTCCAATTTGGCGTAAAACATTTTTTGATGTATTAGCATGGACACTTGTTTGGACTTTCGGAGCAACAACTCTGCAAGTATCATTAGGAATCTTTCTAGCTATTGTCATCAATCAAAAGGATTTAAAAGGAAAAGCCATTATACGAACGGTTTTTATCTTACCTTGGGCCATTCCAGCCTTCGTCTCAATCCTTGTATTTGCAGGGATGTTCAATGAATCCTTTGGAACGATCAATCGGGACATACTTGGGTTTCTCGGTATGGGAGAAATTCCTTGGATGACAGAGCCACTCTACACACGCTTAGCTCTAATAGCGATTCAAGCATGGCTAGGGTTCCCGTTCATTTTTGCGATGACAACAGGGGTATTACAATCCATTCCGAATGAATTATACGAAGCTGCAACAGTTGACGGGGCATCAGCCTTTCAGAAGTTTAAGCGAATCACTTTACCACTAGTTCTATTTGCGACAGCACCTATTTTAATCACGCAGTTTACGTTTAACTTTAATAACTTCAACGTAATCTACCTCTTTAATGGAGGCGGACCTGCACTGTCAGGAACGAATGCGGGTGGCACGGACATCTTGATTTCATGGATTTATAGCTTAACAATGTCATCTGCTCAATATTCGAAGGCGGCGGCCATTACATTACTACTATCGATCTTTGTCATCTCGGTCGCATTATGGCAATTTAGAAGAACGAAATCATTCCAAGAAGAGGATATGATGTAA